The following coding sequences are from one Methanosarcina sp. WWM596 window:
- a CDS encoding ABC transporter permease: MTTLIVKSLKAKFMQYFGAFLVLLILNFLLPRMLPGDPIDAIYGDSVVVITPEIRAHLVEQHHLNDPLRAQFFHYLYSCITLDFGYSYSYNAPVREIIEGALPWTLLLAGTSLFLAVLIALFLGIESGWRRGGLMDRFLFSFFAVLNGIPGYFVGMLLIIFLALKFQLFPIGGAKTPYAGYEGLGYLLDVGKHLVLPMLALSVTELSWIYLLMRGSMLGVINEPFIVTGRLKGLKERVIKYRYAARNALLPVVTRLGIQVGQIVTGVLLIEIVFSYPGVGLIMYNALMSRDLPLLQGLLFVLTICILGCNFTVDLLYPKIDPRVNYA; encoded by the coding sequence ATGACAACCCTGATTGTAAAAAGTTTAAAAGCTAAGTTTATGCAGTACTTCGGGGCTTTTTTGGTCCTGCTGATCCTGAACTTTTTATTGCCAAGGATGCTCCCCGGAGATCCCATTGATGCTATTTACGGGGACTCGGTTGTAGTTATAACTCCTGAAATAAGGGCTCACCTGGTGGAACAACACCACCTTAATGATCCCCTTCGGGCTCAATTTTTCCACTACCTGTATTCCTGTATTACTCTTGATTTCGGTTATTCTTATTCCTACAATGCTCCGGTAAGGGAAATAATCGAAGGGGCTTTGCCCTGGACTCTTCTTCTCGCGGGGACTTCTCTTTTTCTAGCCGTTCTTATAGCCCTTTTTCTGGGGATAGAGTCTGGATGGAGGAGAGGTGGGCTTATGGACCGTTTTTTATTCAGTTTCTTTGCGGTATTGAACGGAATTCCGGGTTATTTTGTAGGAATGCTCCTGATTATTTTTCTGGCACTCAAATTTCAACTCTTTCCGATTGGTGGGGCAAAGACCCCTTATGCAGGATATGAGGGTCTGGGATATCTGCTTGATGTGGGAAAGCATCTGGTTTTGCCGATGCTTGCACTTAGCGTTACAGAACTTTCCTGGATTTATCTCCTTATGAGGGGCAGTATGCTCGGAGTTATCAATGAACCATTTATCGTTACCGGGAGGCTTAAAGGTCTGAAGGAAAGGGTTATTAAATACCGCTATGCCGCCCGAAACGCCCTTTTGCCTGTGGTTACCAGGCTGGGGATCCAGGTGGGGCAGATCGTTACCGGAGTCCTGCTTATAGAGATTGTTTTTTCCTATCCCGGGGTGGGGTTGATTATGTACAATGCCTTAATGTCCAGGGACCTGCCCCTTCTCCAGGGGCTTCTCTTCGTTCTTACTATCTGTATCCTGGGATGCAACTTCACAGTTGACCTGCTCTATCCAAAAATTGATCCGAGGGTTAATTATGCCTGA
- a CDS encoding ABC transporter permease: protein MPETGVSNFERLLSGLCGLSKTFSRIKSPGLSGFGTVGILILGFVIFLGLFAPYISPFDPWDYSAIPLEKPSDVHPLGTNDIGQDILSELLYGARTSLLFGFFVALMATVFSVLVGVCAGLSEGFAGKFLMLLTDIFIAIPSILLILLLAAYIKPDFLSLILILSFFSWQYGARVLYSQSLSLKERPYIYAAKNFGAKKLYLISRHLVPDLFPLLLSGFIQRMRYAVFMEAGLAFMGISDLSTKSWGLMMNRAMEFVYIGTWKWWLLPTGFLLSLTILGFSLLGYFLEEHVDKRHRKIK, encoded by the coding sequence ATGCCTGAAACAGGTGTTTCAAATTTTGAAAGACTTTTATCGGGGTTATGCGGGCTTTCAAAAACCTTTTCCCGGATTAAGAGTCCAGGTTTGTCTGGTTTTGGAACTGTTGGGATTCTGATTTTGGGTTTTGTGATTTTTCTCGGGCTCTTTGCTCCCTATATTTCTCCTTTTGACCCCTGGGACTATTCTGCAATTCCTCTTGAAAAACCTTCTGATGTACACCCTCTGGGCACCAATGATATTGGGCAGGATATTTTGAGTGAACTCCTTTACGGAGCCCGAACTTCCCTGTTATTCGGTTTTTTTGTGGCTCTTATGGCGACGGTTTTCAGTGTGCTCGTGGGAGTATGCGCCGGACTCTCCGAAGGGTTTGCGGGAAAATTTTTGATGCTGCTAACTGACATATTCATTGCCATCCCTTCAATTCTCCTGATCCTGCTTCTTGCTGCTTACATTAAGCCGGATTTTCTGTCCCTTATCCTGATCCTCTCGTTTTTCTCCTGGCAGTATGGGGCAAGGGTACTTTATTCCCAGAGCCTTTCCTTAAAGGAAAGACCTTACATTTATGCAGCAAAGAATTTCGGGGCTAAAAAACTCTACCTTATTTCCCGACACCTTGTCCCGGACCTATTCCCCCTCCTTTTAAGTGGTTTCATACAGCGGATGAGGTATGCCGTTTTCATGGAAGCCGGGCTCGCTTTCATGGGCATTTCGGACCTCTCTACAAAAAGCTGGGGTCTGATGATGAATAGAGCTATGGAATTTGTATACATAGGGACCTGGAAATGGTGGCTCCTGCCCACGGGGTTTTTACTCTCCCTGACTATTCTGGGTTTTTCTTTGCTAGGTTATTTTTTGGAAGAGCATGTAGATAAAAGGCATAGAAAAATCAAATAA
- a CDS encoding ABC transporter ATP-binding protein has translation MLEIKDLTVNYPAENGTVKALDRLSLFLSSKESLGIIGESGSGKTTLGKAIMGICEGSVEGIINFKGQNLLFLSGEEMRDLRWNEISMVRQNTGTVLNPAYTVEQQIIEPILEHTDALPEAARKKASLLIEKVGLPAEKLKAFPNELSGGEKQRVMIAMALSNDPSLVILDEPTASLDAVTRRQIIDLFFIIKKECSLIVISHDVNTVMGLDKLAILYSSRLMEYGATDLILKSPRHPYSRALLKSHPFMHSTKDLQGIRGQVLYSFEKSTGCRFSSRCIQKTEICDREMPELKEWGDRMLACHKGGVHSLLKVSGLNTNYTSRHGGKTFHVLKDVSFEMNTGDIVSLVGQTGCGKSTLARCLSRIFKYNSGEVVFDGVKINEIRPIDYHRKVQLIFQDPLEATSPRLNVLRIVKEPLDLQGVLDEAGKVEKVKKTLEEVSLPSSEIFLKKYPHQLSGGELQRVTIARALVNDPFLLIADEPTSFLDVSIQAKILKLLMELQNQRGLTLLFITHDIALARKVSDRILVMKEGRIIEEGSGANLIAYPRHPYTKNLIKKSFSRLGLLEKNNIKNVEGGDEFERVTERGDEFEREDEFEREDEFEREDEFEREDEFEREDEYRNSEIPCITTSVKNHDPMKDSIPVSCQIPANPNTQRLDDLGAVEFDSRKSWGKKDVNKWKSILNCWISKIKRLT, from the coding sequence TTGCTCGAAATTAAGGACCTGACTGTTAATTATCCGGCTGAAAACGGTACTGTAAAGGCTCTGGATAGACTTTCTCTTTTTCTTTCCAGCAAGGAAAGCCTGGGAATTATAGGGGAGTCAGGTTCAGGCAAAACGACTCTCGGAAAGGCCATTATGGGTATCTGTGAGGGCAGTGTGGAAGGCATAATCAATTTTAAAGGCCAGAATTTGCTGTTTCTTTCCGGTGAAGAAATGCGGGATTTGCGCTGGAATGAGATTTCCATGGTAAGGCAAAATACCGGGACTGTGCTTAACCCTGCATATACCGTGGAACAGCAGATAATAGAACCAATACTCGAACACACAGATGCACTTCCCGAAGCCGCTCGCAAAAAAGCCTCTTTGCTGATTGAAAAAGTGGGGCTTCCAGCTGAAAAATTAAAGGCTTTTCCCAACGAACTATCAGGAGGAGAAAAACAGAGGGTAATGATTGCCATGGCCCTTTCAAATGATCCTTCACTGGTTATTCTGGACGAGCCCACGGCTTCCCTTGATGCGGTTACACGCAGGCAGATTATTGACCTGTTTTTTATTATAAAGAAAGAGTGTTCCTTAATTGTTATCTCTCATGACGTAAACACGGTTATGGGCCTGGATAAACTTGCCATCCTCTACTCAAGCAGGCTCATGGAATATGGGGCTACCGACCTCATCCTGAAATCTCCGAGACATCCCTATTCCAGGGCTCTCCTGAAATCCCATCCCTTCATGCACAGCACAAAAGACCTGCAAGGTATCAGGGGCCAGGTCCTTTATTCCTTCGAAAAATCCACAGGATGTCGTTTCAGTTCCCGTTGCATCCAGAAAACCGAAATCTGTGACAGGGAAATGCCGGAACTCAAAGAATGGGGAGACCGAATGCTTGCCTGTCACAAGGGTGGTGTGCATTCCCTTTTGAAAGTAAGCGGGCTCAACACCAATTACACTTCCAGGCACGGTGGAAAAACATTTCACGTACTGAAAGATGTTTCCTTTGAGATGAACACGGGGGACATCGTCTCTCTGGTGGGCCAGACGGGGTGCGGAAAGTCCACTCTGGCCAGGTGCCTTTCCAGAATTTTTAAGTACAATTCAGGAGAGGTCGTATTCGATGGTGTAAAAATAAACGAAATCAGGCCCATTGACTATCACAGGAAGGTTCAATTGATATTCCAGGATCCTCTGGAGGCTACAAGTCCCAGGTTAAATGTTTTAAGAATTGTAAAAGAACCCCTTGATCTTCAAGGGGTCCTGGATGAAGCCGGGAAAGTTGAAAAAGTAAAAAAGACCCTGGAGGAAGTGAGTCTTCCTTCCTCTGAAATTTTCCTCAAAAAATACCCTCACCAGTTGAGTGGAGGAGAACTCCAGAGGGTAACAATTGCCCGAGCTCTTGTAAACGATCCCTTTCTATTAATTGCCGATGAACCCACCTCTTTTCTGGATGTCAGCATTCAGGCAAAGATATTAAAACTTCTCATGGAACTCCAGAACCAGAGAGGTTTGACTCTTCTTTTTATAACTCACGATATCGCACTTGCAAGGAAAGTTAGCGACCGGATTCTCGTAATGAAAGAAGGGAGAATAATCGAAGAAGGTTCCGGGGCTAATCTTATTGCATATCCCAGACACCCCTACACTAAAAACCTTATCAAAAAAAGCTTTTCAAGATTAGGCTTACTTGAGAAAAATAATATAAAAAATGTGGAAGGTGGGGATGAATTTGAAAGAGTAACGGAAAGAGGAGATGAGTTTGAAAGAGAAGATGAGTTTGAAAGAGAAGATGAGTTTGAAAGAGAAGATGAGTTTGAAAGAGAAGATGAGTTTGAAAGAGAAGATGAATACAGGAATTCTGAAATTCCCTGTATCACCACCAGCGTAAAAAATCATGATCCTATGAAGGATTCAATACCAGTTTCATGCCAGATACCTGCAAATCCGAATACTCAGAGATTGGATGATTTGGGTGCTGTTGAGTTTGACAGCCGGAAATCCTGGGGCAAAAAAGATGTCAATAAATGGAAAAGTATCCTTAATTGTTGGATTTCAAAGATAAAGCGTTTGACGTAA
- a CDS encoding PadR family transcriptional regulator, protein MSGLKNKSGRHAPAFILIFLMQGPAYGSLIFKKMEEQIPFKLFDSPTLYRTLDKLEKKGIVNSWWDTSEKGPAKKWYQITDKGIEMLGEYREDIIMRIKDMEFFLEEYEKYLGKKETEQDDFF, encoded by the coding sequence ATGTCTGGTTTAAAAAATAAATCTGGTCGTCACGCACCTGCATTCATACTGATATTCTTAATGCAGGGGCCTGCCTACGGTTCTCTCATTTTTAAAAAAATGGAAGAACAAATTCCTTTCAAGCTCTTTGATAGTCCTACTCTCTATAGAACTCTTGATAAACTTGAGAAGAAAGGTATTGTAAACTCATGGTGGGACACATCGGAAAAAGGGCCTGCTAAAAAATGGTACCAGATTACGGATAAAGGCATTGAGATGTTAGGTGAATACAGGGAAGATATCATAATGAGAATTAAAGACATGGAATTTTTCCTTGAAGAATATGAAAAATACTTGGGCAAAAAAGAAACGGAACAAGACGATTTCTTTTGA
- the tatC gene encoding twin-arginine translocase subunit TatC: MNSHNTGNQLPDTGNKINGNTNVYSSGVPGDIEEPLTVHLYELRNRLAVVFVWLFLAMLVAYPFSEKGMLLVWKEFISPELDMAVYSPLEWIFARLKLCLIFALAVSIPQLFYQLYRFAGKGLYPHEKRFFLKIVPLSFLLFILGAALGYFIVLPVMFRYVIFYSGDTASAQLSVQNTLSAVTTILAGFGIVFQAPLLVIFAVKMGLVKYETLKKQRLLVYSAIFALSLFLSPDPTFIAQFLVALLLVILFEFSLLLVRFF; encoded by the coding sequence ATGAACTCCCATAATACCGGAAACCAGCTCCCTGATACAGGAAACAAAATTAATGGAAACACTAACGTTTATTCTTCCGGGGTTCCAGGGGATATCGAAGAACCCCTTACGGTTCACCTGTATGAGCTCAGGAACCGGCTTGCTGTAGTCTTTGTCTGGCTCTTTCTGGCTATGCTGGTTGCATATCCCTTCTCTGAAAAAGGGATGCTACTTGTCTGGAAAGAATTCATAAGCCCGGAATTGGATATGGCAGTATATTCACCACTTGAATGGATATTTGCCCGCCTCAAGCTCTGCCTGATCTTTGCACTTGCAGTTTCAATCCCACAGTTATTCTATCAGCTCTACAGGTTTGCAGGCAAAGGGCTTTATCCGCATGAGAAGCGCTTTTTCCTGAAAATCGTTCCTTTATCTTTCCTCCTGTTTATCCTGGGAGCTGCCCTGGGCTACTTCATTGTACTGCCTGTGATGTTCAGGTATGTTATCTTCTATTCAGGGGACACGGCTTCAGCCCAACTTTCCGTTCAAAATACTCTCTCAGCCGTGACCACAATACTTGCAGGCTTTGGAATAGTGTTCCAGGCTCCCCTTCTTGTGATATTTGCCGTAAAAATGGGGCTTGTAAAGTACGAAACCCTAAAAAAACAGAGGCTTCTGGTCTACAGTGCGATTTTTGCCCTTTCCCTCTTTCTCTCCCCGGACCCGACCTTCATTGCACAGTTCCTGGTAGCCCTATTACTGGTAATCCTTTTTGAGTTCAGCCTGCTCCTTGTCCGGTTCTTTTGA
- the tatC gene encoding Sec-independent protein translocase TatC produces MSEAIENLSVILLTLRKKLIVVAAVLFAGVALSFQFTGPLIERMKEDLLPEGAKLVYVSPLEVMMLKLKLSFIIGLLFAIPVIAFYAYRAVSRRISFRNPIQVRKSQFLLLSVAALVMFALGASYAYFFMLPLFLDYLYLNAAGSGVTATYSIFKFISFAAAGTALFGLIFELPIVLTFLTRNGFVQYSTLVAYRKHIYIVFLVVGAGITPPDVLSQIMVAVPMILFFEISMVFVRILGVKNKVSQPDSSSAPRASGRS; encoded by the coding sequence ATGTCTGAAGCAATTGAAAACTTAAGTGTAATCCTGCTAACCCTGCGAAAGAAATTGATTGTAGTTGCTGCAGTCCTGTTTGCAGGCGTTGCTCTTTCTTTCCAGTTTACGGGTCCACTTATTGAAAGGATGAAAGAGGACCTCCTGCCTGAGGGTGCAAAACTGGTTTACGTATCCCCTCTCGAAGTAATGATGTTGAAGCTCAAGCTCTCATTTATAATAGGGCTGCTCTTTGCTATTCCTGTTATTGCATTCTATGCTTATCGGGCTGTATCAAGGCGTATTTCTTTCAGAAATCCTATACAAGTTAGAAAGAGCCAGTTTTTACTCCTTAGCGTGGCTGCTCTTGTAATGTTTGCCCTGGGGGCTTCGTATGCTTACTTCTTCATGCTGCCCCTATTTCTTGATTACCTTTACCTGAACGCAGCAGGTTCAGGGGTAACTGCTACCTATTCGATCTTCAAGTTCATTTCGTTTGCAGCTGCAGGTACAGCTCTTTTCGGGCTGATATTCGAACTTCCTATAGTACTCACCTTCCTGACCCGGAACGGTTTTGTACAGTACAGTACCCTTGTGGCATACCGCAAGCATATTTATATTGTCTTCCTGGTGGTGGGGGCTGGCATCACCCCTCCGGATGTCCTCAGCCAGATCATGGTTGCAGTACCCATGATACTCTTTTTTGAGATAAGCATGGTTTTTGTGAGGATACTTGGAGTAAAGAATAAGGTCTCTCAGCCTGATTCTTCATCAGCACCCAGAGCTTCGGGAAGAAGCTAA
- a CDS encoding DMT family transporter, which yields MEPRYIRANAQVIAASVIYGFAGIFFLYIKNMAAGPVVFCQLLLGFLVLAAYLAATGKLSGIRLRGKRKAMLLLGVWQAGVMLSYYTAVNFTNVSMSVLLLYTAPLYVLLIAPVILKEKISTKNLAALTLSLTGVVVVVGPTSLVSATAGAGYLYGVLMGLFSGFFYACIIMTSRYLRDEYSGMEQLFLSTGVTLVILFPFMLQISSAALLENLPVLLFLGVMITSLGSILYFTGLEHVKAQNASIISLLEPVSAIFFAYLILNDPVSRATLLGCLLILASSLLMSLENESKT from the coding sequence ATGGAGCCCAGATACATAAGAGCAAATGCCCAGGTTATTGCCGCATCGGTAATCTATGGGTTTGCAGGCATCTTTTTCCTGTACATAAAAAACATGGCTGCAGGACCTGTTGTTTTTTGCCAGCTTCTCCTCGGTTTTCTGGTTCTTGCAGCTTACCTCGCAGCTACCGGGAAACTCTCAGGGATCCGGCTTCGAGGAAAAAGAAAAGCCATGTTGCTGCTAGGGGTATGGCAAGCTGGAGTCATGCTTTCCTATTACACGGCTGTGAATTTTACGAACGTTTCAATGTCTGTGCTTTTGCTTTATACGGCTCCTCTTTATGTCCTGCTGATTGCCCCTGTCATCCTTAAAGAAAAAATCAGCACAAAAAACCTTGCAGCTCTTACACTCTCCCTTACAGGTGTGGTAGTTGTTGTGGGTCCCACAAGTCTTGTTTCCGCCACGGCAGGCGCAGGATATCTCTACGGTGTACTGATGGGGCTTTTTTCAGGTTTTTTCTATGCCTGCATAATTATGACCTCCCGTTACCTGAGAGATGAGTACTCAGGCATGGAACAGCTTTTCCTTTCAACAGGCGTGACCCTTGTGATCCTTTTTCCCTTTATGCTGCAGATATCTTCCGCAGCCCTGCTTGAGAACCTGCCTGTCCTTCTCTTTCTTGGGGTAATGATAACTTCTCTTGGTTCCATTCTCTATTTCACAGGGCTTGAGCATGTAAAAGCCCAGAATGCAAGCATAATATCCCTGCTTGAACCCGTAAGTGCCATCTTTTTTGCCTATCTAATCTTAAACGATCCCGTATCCCGGGCAACCCTGCTCGGATGTTTACTTATTCTTGCAAGCTCTCTCCTTATGAGCCTGGAAAACGAAAGCAAAACCTGA